In one Anticarsia gemmatalis isolate Benzon Research Colony breed Stoneville strain chromosome 9, ilAntGemm2 primary, whole genome shotgun sequence genomic region, the following are encoded:
- the LOC142975644 gene encoding condensin-2 complex subunit D3-like, whose translation MAQVVIELNNLGLEFLDHGWVQNIYQSEFLEFGELPTQYETVAETLCVRSTFEDVMKSVDDWLNSEAESGEEKTWAYLSRQVEHEKVLALLAYYVDIGNKNVTTKNYRNNALLASRVYYKLLSIPGFMAYHIYHSQLFAQSLTCLSFPKAMCDNESSYFNTRELTSEVNSVIRELRPFVLDLRAIIEHLQLNHNDMNFEDILSNLVDVTGGAIVNKLHVDKIELGNLSKVIYEIIDILICDGREPNATAIRLLFKCLLPKLIAASVDTRNANNIVRASYVTYSGLLLSKYSHAALNGYMVLLQHLCYSQDGLERSEVRNARVSLVSGLMSLLPPKAYRKIVKWVLQLSKTYKVPHRQIALELMANLLSNDPEEPRHVPPQDNENNANDGPQGNIVTEDESSQDSEVLPQVPVVAEHDEILEDINAGLFRQRPHTVPHAEILHAVYARVHDVSSTLRTRALLILADCLANPRPHIIRAVKELNGEGEVSRLMAVGARSVCDERAAVRRAGAALVQRLLAAPRDPPQGNDLAILVSLCRDASILVRSSAIGALGELVTEKPSEAVFDAFLSGPMHQLSDPENRIQDQVVTLIHHLLTDRLQKFVSADYVDRVPWMFLAGITRRNMRRHLQKACTMMAKKGNAINHRLVDILSSHLGAVDDERDLQCLVMLTSVARHVDYSNVGFVINYYYKLSDNEENRDVRLLLLTLELIGTWSRYAQDCERTSLRDHLVRRLAAPIDDGCRIPCATLAAHLDPANVLWATDLMQLSESRAIDTGDIDEALRAVDLSLVAPAPPSPELLRLFLNALNDPPPEWSGAMLGSCVAGAGRLCVRARGAAVLVAPALGALLPAAAAPLPARVNALLALTDICIRYTSIVEPLLGCVCECLAVQSPAALRRTAARALTRLLLGGFLRLRTPLYYKYCALLADEDHDVREPAEYYVTCCLTADSIYHHFVDCVIHYNKEDTEKISFDARQLVYDVMLQRLSIVQKLNVQCRLARDVLEHAADLSDEGDEELPPDINAAILDTITLLCGPRMRLPKKPQNAGEAADIDELQERVTTNIVSHKMKRTVAEVLVPAVLRLYSRLRARGGQLAAYLVRIATDLLVDYRQEIEELIENDEDLVERVQQFQETIGQSPTFGNARNLVTTSAPPEPDTPRAPRRRPRQHSAHTPRKRALRI comes from the exons ATGGCTCAAGTTGTTATTGAGTTAAACAATTTGGGCTTGGAATTCCTCGATCATGGATGGGTGCAGAATATTTATCAGTCTGAGTTTCTGGAATTTGGTGAATTACCAACTCAATATGAAACAGTAGCGGAAACATTATGTGTGAGGTCTACATTTGAAGATGTAATGAAATCTGTTGATGATTGGCTGAACTCAGAAGCTGAATCCGGAGAAGAAAAAACATGGGCATATTTGTCCCGTCAAGTTGAACATGAAAAAGTTCTTGCTCTTTTGGCATATTATGTTGATAttggaaataaaaatgtcacaacGAAAAATTATAGAAACAATGCATTATTAGCTTCTCGAGTGTACTATAAGTTACTGTCTATACCAGGGTTTATGGCATATCATATTTACCATTCGCAGTTGTTTGCTCAATCGCTGACCTGCCTCAGTTTTCCCAAGGCTATGTGTGACAATGAGAGCAGTTATTTCAATACAAGAGAATTGACTAGCGAGGTAAACTCTGTCATTAGAGAATTAAGACCCTTTGTATTAGACCTGAGAGCTATAATAGAGCATTTACAGCTCAACCATAATGATATGAATTTTGAAGATATTCTAAGCAACTTAGTTGATGTAACGGGTGGTGCTATTGTCAACAAACTACATGTTG ATAAGATTGAATTAGGAAATCTTTCTAAGgtgatttatgaaataattgatATATTGATATGTGATGGAAGAGAACCGAATGCTACAGCGATaagattactttttaaatgtcttctGCCAAAACTAATTGCTGCCTCGGTGGATACAAGGAATGCTAAT aacattGTAAGAGCCTCGTATGTGACTTATTCAGGATtgttactaagtaaatatagtCATGCGGCCTTAAATGGATACATGGTGCTTCTGCAGCATCTCTGTTATTCACAAGATGGTTTG gagcGAAGTGAAGTGCGCAATGCGCGTGTATCTTTAGTCTCGGGATTGATGAGTCTTTTGCCACCCAAGGCCTATAGGAAAATTGTCAAATGGGTTCTACAGTTATCAAAAACTTATAAAGTACCACATCGGCAAATTGCTCTG GAACTGATGGCAAATCTCCTAAGTAATGACCCAGAGGAACCACGCCATGTACCACCACAGGATAATG AAAACAATGCAAATGATGGCCCTCAAGGCAACATAGTTACTGAAGATGAGAGCAGTCAAGACAGCGAAGTGTTACCTCAGGTGCCTGTAGTTGCAGAACATGAT GAAATTTTAGAAGACATCAATGCGGGTCTGTTCCGCCAGCGTCCGCACACGGTACCGCATGCGGAGATCTTGCACGCAGTGTACGCGCGCGTGCACGACGTGTCCAGCACGCTGCGGACACGTGCGCTACTCATACTGGCGGACTGTCTCGCTAATCCCAGACCACACATCATACGAGCTGTGAAA GAACTGAACGGCGAGGGGGAGGTGTCCCGCCTGATGGCGGTGGGCGCCCGCAGCGTGTGCGACGAGCGCGCGGCCGTGCGGCGCGCGGGCGCCGCGCTCGTGCAGCGCCTGCTGGCCGCGCCGCGCGACCCGCCACAGGGCAACGACCTCGCG ATCTTAGTGAGTCTATGTCGTGACGCGAGTATTTTGGTGCGCTCGTCGGCCATCGGTGCTCTGGGTGAATTGGTCACGGAAAAACCCAGCGAGGCTGTGTTTGATGCATTCCTATCTGGTCCCATGCATCAGTTATCAGATCCTGAAAATAGG ATTCAAGATCAAGTGGTGACCCTCATCCACCACTTGCTAACAGATCGGCTACAGAAGTTCGTATCGGCAGATTATGTCGACCGAGTACCGTGGATGTTCCTCGCAGGCATCACGCGACGTAACATGAGGAGACACTTGCAGAAAGCATGCACTATGATGGCTAAGAAAGGGAATGCTATCAA CCATCGTCTAGTGGATATTCTGAGTTCGCACCTGGGCGCAGTAGACGATGAGCGCGATTTACAATGTTTGGTGATGTTGACGAGCGTGGCGCGACACGTCGACTATTCCAACGTTGGCTTCGTCATCAATTACTACTACAAACTAAGCGATAATGAGGAG AACCGCGACGTGCGACTGCTGTTGTTGACGCTGGAGCTGATAGGCACGTGGTCGCGGTACGCGCAGGACTGCGAGCGCACGTCACTGCGCGACCATCTGGTGCGACGACTCGCCGCCCCTATCGACGACG GTTGTCGTATACCGTGTGCGACGTTGGCAGCTCATCTTGACCCTGCGAATGTTCTTTGGGCCACGGATCTCATGCAACTGT CGGAAAGTCGAGCGATAGACACTGGAGACATAGATGAAGCTTTACGTGCGGTAGACCTGTCGCTAGTGGCACCGGCACCGCCTTCACCTGAACTATTGAGACTGTTCCTCAACGCACTCAACGACCCACCACCTG AGTGGAGCGGCGCTATGCTGGGGTCGTGCGTGGCGGGCGCGGGGCGGCTGTGCGTGCGCGCGCGCGGCGCCGCCGTGCTGGTGGCGCCGGCGCTGGGCGCGCTGctgcccgccgccgccgcgccgctgccCGCGCGCGTCAACGCGCTGCTGGCGCTCACCGACATCTGCATCCG ATACACGTCTATCGTGGAGCCGCTCCTAGGTTGCGTGTGCGAGTGCCTGGCGGTGCAGTCGCCGGCCGCCCTGCGCCGCACGGCCGCGCGGGCCCTCACTCGCTTGCTGCTCGGTGGCTTCCTACGGTTGCGCACACCACTCTACTATAA gTATTGTGCCCTGCTGGCTGATGAAGACCACGACGTGCGCGAGCCTGCCGAGTACTATGTCACGTGCTGCCTCACCGCTGACTCCATCTACCATCACTTTGTGGACTGCGTTATTCATTACAATAAAGAGGATACAG aaaaaatatcattcgaCGCTCGTCAACTGGTGTACGACGTGATGCTGCAACGTCTGTCAATAGTACAGAAGTTGAACGTGCAATGTCGCCTCGCGCGGGACGTGCTCGAGCACGCGGCCGACTTGAGTGACGAGGGCGATGAAGAACTGCCGCCCGACATCAACGCGGCCATACTGGACACTATTACACTGCTCTGTGGACCGAGAATGAGATTGCCAA AGAAACCACAGAACGCCGGTGAGGCGGCGGATATAGATGAATTACAAGAGAGAGTTACAACAAACATCGTATCTCAT AAAATGAAGCGCACGGTAGCGGAGGTGCTGGTGCCGGCCGTGCTGCGCCTGTACTCGCGCCTGCGCGCCCGCGGCGGGCAGCTGGCCGCCTACCTCGTGCGCATCGCCACCGACCTGCTCGTGGACTACCGCCAGGAG ATCGAAGAGCTTATCGAAAACGACGAGGATCTGGTGGAGCGAGTCCAGCAGTTCCAGGAGACGATCGGGCAGTCGCCGACGTTCGGCAACGCGCGGAACCTGGTGACGACGTCGGCGCCGCCCGAGCCCGACACGccgcgcgccccgcgccgccgcccgcgccagCACTCGGCGCACACGCCGCGCAAGCGAGCGCTGCGCATTTGA
- the Tsp97E gene encoding tetraspanin 97E isoform X2: protein MCGGFTCSKNALIALNILYVVVASILITVAVYGQASSLVTNLPTLGGILACGVFLILISLLGLLGAVKHHQVMLFFYMVILFLLFLVQFSVACACLTVNSDQQEILARQGWKEVTPEVRANVQKTFQCCGFQSTSMTNDTTTHPACDVTNCCRNSFDPHCDCEPCMGKLKEKIDYAFKLCGGIGLFFSFTEFLGVWLTVRYRNQKDPRANPSAFL from the exons ATGTGTGGAGGATTCACTTGTTCTAAAAATGCGCTGATTGCGCTGAACATTCTTTATGTG GTGGTGGCCAGCATCCTCATAACAGTGGCGGTGTATGGGCAGGCATCGTCACTGGTGACAAACTTGCCAACCTTAGGAGGTATCCTGGCATGTGGGGTTTTCTTGATCTTGATTTCTCTACTGGGATTGCTTGGAGCTGTGAAGCATCATCAAGTCATGTTATTCTTT TACATGGTGATTCTGTTTTTGCTGTTCTTGGTACAATTCTCAGTGGCTTGTGCTTGCCTCACTGTCAACTCGGACCAACAGGAAATCTTAGCTCGCCAG ggATGGAAGGAGGTGACCCCTGAGGTGAGGGCAAATGTACAAAAGACGTTCCAGTGCTGCGGCTTCCAAAGTACTTCAATGACAAATGATACTACTACTCATCCCGCTTGTGATGTT ACAAATTGCTGCCGAAATTCATTTGACCCACATTGTGATTGCGAGCCTTGTATGGGTAAACTAAAAGAAAAGATTGACTATGCATTCAAACTGTGCGGTGGCATCGGGCTGTTCTTCAGTTTCACAGAG TTTCTGGGTGTATGGTTGACAGTAAGATATCGTAACCAAAAGGATCCGCGGGCTAACCCCAGTGCATTTCTGTGA
- the Tsp97E gene encoding tetraspanin 97E isoform X1, which produces MCGGFTCSKNALIALNILYVVVASILITVAVYGQASSLVTNLPTLGGILACGVFLILISLLGLLGAVKHHQVMLFFYMVILFLLFLVQFSVACACLTVNSDQQEILARQGWKEVTPEVRANVQKTFQCCGFQSTSMTNDTTTHPACDVTNCCRNSFDPHCDCEPCMGKLKEKIDYAFKLCGGIGLFFSFTELFAVWLARRYRNQPDPNYKEPHAIFPRKNYLY; this is translated from the exons ATGTGTGGAGGATTCACTTGTTCTAAAAATGCGCTGATTGCGCTGAACATTCTTTATGTG GTGGTGGCCAGCATCCTCATAACAGTGGCGGTGTATGGGCAGGCATCGTCACTGGTGACAAACTTGCCAACCTTAGGAGGTATCCTGGCATGTGGGGTTTTCTTGATCTTGATTTCTCTACTGGGATTGCTTGGAGCTGTGAAGCATCATCAAGTCATGTTATTCTTT TACATGGTGATTCTGTTTTTGCTGTTCTTGGTACAATTCTCAGTGGCTTGTGCTTGCCTCACTGTCAACTCGGACCAACAGGAAATCTTAGCTCGCCAG ggATGGAAGGAGGTGACCCCTGAGGTGAGGGCAAATGTACAAAAGACGTTCCAGTGCTGCGGCTTCCAAAGTACTTCAATGACAAATGATACTACTACTCATCCCGCTTGTGATGTT ACAAATTGCTGCCGAAATTCATTTGACCCACATTGTGATTGCGAGCCTTGTATGGGTAAACTAAAAGAAAAGATTGACTATGCATTCAAACTGTGCGGTGGCATCGGGCTGTTCTTCAGTTTCACAGAG ttaTTCGCTGTGTGGCTCGCTCGTCGTTACCGTAATCAACCCGACCCCAACTACAAGGAACCTCATGCTATATTCCCTAGGAAAAACTatctttattaa
- the LOC142975385 gene encoding transmembrane protein 177, whose protein sequence is MSLRRPVSWFLTETGRRFSFAVVTSAGLACTVARYAPNTFFLQNYKDFVHYYNNGKPAELPKEIQDRFSRCLDLLNIAAVQRKLVAPFSVFGYDLFHAGSINTRFGVVIGVPVNFTYKNLDDLEKDGIMVNQKKVDWTSEVGKKLADALILPEKVQEFAICREIMMTQNNKIILDSSYPFASLFMAYTFSTALNRRLNLYAAPTMLRGVLYTIVGMFSAGTYFLLKDMTEVHYETETDKKLCELGPEFVESGKIFYEKLLSRNQALRELMGSEGERKYSKLGNENFGIRQPQLALVHRKQYFEDKLKELNGAQTDSSLEKPNATE, encoded by the exons ATGTCGTTACGTAGGCCAGTATCTTGGTTTTTAACCGAAACGGGCCGCCGGTTTTCCTTTGCTGTAGTAACAAGCGCCGGGCTCGCCTGTACAGTAGCAAGATATGCTCCAAACACTTTCTTCCTACAAAACTATAAAGATTTTGTTCATTACTATAA CAATGGTAAGCCGGCGGAATTACCCAAAGAGATCCAAGACAGGTTTTCTAGATGTCTAGATTTACTCAATATCGCCGCAGTACAGCGAAAATTGGTAGCACCATTTAGTGTTTTTGGGTATGACTTGTTTCATGCTG GTAGTATAAATACAAGATTTGGTGTAGTTATAGGTGTCCCTGTCAACTTTACCTATAAGAATTTAGACGACTTAGAGAAGGATGGCATAATG GTAAACCAGAAGAAAGTAGATTGGACTTCTGAAGTAGGCAAAAAACTAGCTGATGCTTTGATACTGCCGGAGAAAGTTCAAGAGTTTGCAATATGTCGAGAAATAATGatgacacaaaataataaaataattttggacTCTTCATATCCATTTGCCTCTCTATTTATGGCATATACTTTTTCTACAGCACTCAACAGAAGATTAAACTTGTATGCTGCACCTACAATGTTAAGGGGTGTACTGTACACAATTGTGGGTATGTTCAGTGCAGGAACGTATTTCCTTTTAAAAGACATGACTGAAGTTCATTATGAGACAGAAACAGATAAAAAGTTATGTGAACTTGGTCCTGAGTTTGTTGAaagtggaaaaatattttatgaaaaactgtTAAGTAGAAATCAAGCACTTAGAGAACTGATGGGAAGTGAAGGGGAACGCAAGTACAGTAAATTAGGAAATGAAAATTTTGGAATAAGACAGCCACAGTTGGCTTTAGTTCATAGAAAGCAATATTTTGAAGACAAATTAAAAGAATTGAATGGGGCTCAAACTGATAGTAGTTTAGAAAAGCCTAATGCTACTGAATAG